The segment GGCCCATCGATGAGTTAATTTGTTGGATGTAGTTATgttgtttaatttataattgaattgaTATTGTTTATTGTAATGAATTGTTTTGGTGTtgcaattaaagttttttaactATGGAATTACTTACTATGAaaataggttaatttttttaaatgattgtgTTGAATTTGTTGTGATCAACAACTTGTTGGCTTGTGTATGCTACATGCATATCTTAATAGGTCATGTATGTAATACATACACAACTAGTGTTTCTATgttaaagtgaaaaatattttctcaaccGTGCTTTTGGAAAATAATTTGGCCTATTATGctaatgtgataaaaaaaaaaagctcaataaAAGATGAGATGAAAAGGGCTGAAGCCAAGGCATGTTTATATCATATAATTATAGGCACAAAACTAGCTCCATCAAGAATTGATGGGATTAGCCTTTAACTTTTTTTGGTGATATATAGAGGATAATAGATCATTGGCCATCACTACGTTGTAGgttgaataaaaacattaacataaaaaataatatctagacattggtaatgtttttttagtagaaaaaaagaattttaaccATGTAAGGATTGTTTCTATATGACCTGGTCGATTTGATGGATTCAAATACAACCTAAACAACTAGTAAAAAAGTAGTTTgacctaaaataaatattcaaaatgatgatttttttataaatattaagacagtaacatattagattgatttgaatcaacttgaatTAATATGCTAATTCACATTACAAGTTATGAAACTATGAGAAcaccatagaaagaaaataaaaaaaaattatggagccTAATTTCCAATAAATTCAACGTTGAATGATGatattggaaagaaaaaaacaatatgaaaaggataaaaaaatgaccTGAATCAACCCATGTTAACCccaaatagaaagcaaattgaaataacTAATGAatcctaattctcaatcaacacggtgttaaaaaataaaaatgaaaaaaactcaattaaacagaaggacacaaaaaaaacaacttgagttaactcaggttaataAATCAAACATGTGACCTGATTTATGAGACGAGGATAgcattatagaaaaaaaactaaaacaagtcACGAAACCCAGTTTCTAATCAACCTTATATTGAAGAAtagaattaattacaaaaaaaagtcaattagtaaaagtgaaaaaaaattctatcaaCCAagctaacttgtcaaactcatgGTCTGAGtcataagattatgataacctcataaaaaagtaaattaaaaaaatttatgaagtcCAATCCACaataaacctaatattgaaggatgaaattgaaattgaaaaattaattaaaaaagtacaCAAAATAACTCAAATCAATCTGAGTTGACCTACCAAACCCGTAACCCTAATCACGAGATatagataatctcatagaaagcaaatcaaaacaaattacaaagtttaattctcaaacaCCCCAATGTTGATGGATaacattgagaaaaaaagtcacttaagaagaaaaaaaaatcaaatcaatcgtgttaacctgtcaaatttaTGGTCCGGGTCATGAAATTGAGAGaatctcatataaaataaagtaaaagaatTACGAAGTTTAATCcccaataaatctaatattgaaagataaaattgaattaaaaaaaaagaaataaaaaaaaccaaagaaggaGGGCAAACTATTCTAGTTAATAGTGATTTTGAGGAAGGGTACAATAAAACCCCctccttttttagtttttgttaactaGATAATTGACACACTCTATGTTGtggattatatttaaaaaaattattgtaaagaaATATTTAGGCATTGTCAATGctttttctagtagaaaaaaattaaatcttgtgAGAATTGATTTGATGCGATTCAGTTACCTTGGCAAGTCCAAAGGTAacttaaatgataaataaaaacatagtttgagtcaaaataaatatttaaaataagagtttttttaataaacattgagacaaaaatatattagattgatttgagtcaacccgagttaacatgTCAATCCATAAATAaagtcatgagatcatgataacctcataaaaagtaaattaaaataaattatgaaactcaatttccaataaaaccaatgttgaaggatgacactgaaaaaaaactcataaaaataaccCAAGTCAACCCGATGTAATCTATTAAACTCGCGACCGGGTCATAAAACCAGAATAatcctatagaaaataaattaaaataaattatgaagttcagtTCTCGATTAACTTggtgttgaaagatgaaattaaaaaaatcgattaaaaaaacGACTTGAGTCAACTAAAATTAACCTGCCAAACCCGTGATCCAAGTTATGAGATggggataacctcataaaatatAGATCAAAACGAATTACAAAGCTTAATTCTCAGTCAACTCaaagttgaatgataaaaaaaaaaaaaaaaaaaactcgagtcaacttgtTAAACTCGTAGTCTTCATCATCATTCTATGATAGTcttatcaatattaaattgaaaaaaatataaattttaatttttataaaaattaaaattaaaaaataaaattaaaattaaaaatatatataagaaaacaaatactatTCTAATGCGAGAAGAGTTGGAGTAGAAACcctccaagttttttttttaattagtgtaCAAAGAGATTTAggctaatttattttgaagaataaacatttcttttcataattctttttttctgtgGTTCTCTCTCCCTTGTCCTCTCCACTATCTGACACACTGCTCTGTATATGGCGTAAAACCTTGATGCCTGATAGTGCAAGCAAAGCAAAGGAAGCACTCCAccgtttttgtttttcttttatttatttttttaatttccttcaCTAAAACACACTGTATTCCTCTTTGTCAGTAAAAATctgcttttctctctcttctctcttctttttgcCCCTCAACACTGCTATAAGCTCCTTGTTTAGTGCTTGCTTCACTAGCAAAACCCACCCTTCAAACTCTCTCccgtctttctttctctcttctcctccacCACCCATTTgttactctcttttttcctgTCCAAATTCTCTTCTTCTTAGCCAAAACCTTCTTGTTTCCTCTACAACAACTGTGGAAAGTGTTTAAGCTCAGTGTCATCAAATTAGACAAGTTCATTCTTGATGGTATCTTGTCTTCATATTCTTTAAGCCATTTCTATTTCTAGAGctagaaaagaaataaacagGGTTTCCAACTAGCTGCCATGCTCAatcattttcttgtattttaggGAGTGTTTGAGTGTTgactctccctctctctctctttcccacTTACTTTCATGAATAGGGAAGGATATGtgtggagagagaaagaagttATTTTGATCATATTGGTTTTGCCAGTTCCTGAGTCTACGCTGTTACTGAATtattctgcttctttttttttcttctaagttGACCATAGAAGTGAAAGTGAGATGGGTATTCATGAAGGTCTAGCTAGGTGGTTAATGAAACGTCTGTTGCTTTgagcttttttttatcaaaagatTGGCCACTGTAGTCTTACCTCATCATATAACAACCCCCCACCCCATCAAAGCAACTGCAACTCAATTGCCTCAAGAAAAGTCCAAAGCTGCTATGAATCCTAAGAttaggtcttttttttcttatatacaactgatcttttagtttttgaggGGGTCAATTTGCAAGAAAGAGGAGTTAATTTCTTAGATAAATATGGTGTCAAGAATTAATAGGTTCTATAGTTTCCTAGTTAGTTTTTGTTGCTTCTAGAAAAATAGACGATGCCACTTACTAAAAACCGCCTACGATTTTAAGAAAACAGCccgctttttttaaaaaaaaaaattctaagcaTTAAGCCTCTCAATTCTGCTTCCTGTCTGGTTCTTTCTCTTTTGGTctccaaacaaacaaacaaggcaCAAGTGaaataattacacaaaaaaGGGAGAGGAAAGAAATGGAACTTTCAAGTCGTGAGGGGGAGATCCCCATTCCATTAAATGCATTTGGCGGGGGTCATGGGCACTTGATCCAATACGATCATGCTGCAACCCACAACCACATCATCTCTTCCACGGCACCCCAAATCCCCTCCAACAATGGCCCTTCCATAACCACAGCAAGTATAGATGATAATCATGTGCCTTACAAGAAAATGGTTAGGTACAGAGAATGCCTCAAGAACCATGCAGCTGCCATGGGAGGCAATGCCACTGATGGGTGCGGTGAGTTCATGCCTAGTGGTGAAGAGGGTAGCATAGAAGCTCTCACTTGCTCAGCCTGCAATTGTCACAGAAACTTTCACAGAAGAGAAATTGAAGGTGAACACACCTCATGTGGAGATTGCTACCATAATAACCCTCATTTCAACAGGGTTGAAAGGAAAGTTATTTTAGGCCACCACACGAGCATTTTAGCTCCTGGAGCTTTAGGGTACCCTACAGCCACTGGTACTCCAGTACCCTCAAGAGCAGCAGCACCCTACCATCAAATGATAATGTCTTACAACATGGGGTCGCTTCCTTCAGAATCTGATGAGCAAGAAGATGGGGGTGGAGTGGTGATGGCCCGGCCTGCACAGTTGATGAAGAAAAGGTATAGAACAAAGTTCACACAGGAACAGAAGGAGAAAATGCTCAACTTTGCAGAGAAAGTTGGGTGGAAGCTACAAAAGCAAGAAGAAACTGTAGTGCAACAGTTCTGCCAGGAGATTGGAATCAAGAGAAGAGTCCTCAAGGTTTGGATGCACAACAACAAGCTCAATCTTGCCAAAATGAACCCCTCCACCACtactacttaaaaaaataaaaataaagaagattaACCCTAAACATTGCCATCTCTCTCTTAATTAGCTACATTTGGTTTAACCCTACTTGTTACTTAGAAGTAATTACTCTGCTACCAcactttctttcctttcttttcttttttttggaccTGTTTCTTGAGTTCTCTTAATATTTACTACTAAGTAATAATTAGATTGGTTGTGTAATATTGTTAAGTAGTTAATTTAGGAAAATTGGGGTTTATTGGAGTTACTGTCTGAGTGTTTTTAGTATGTATAAGTGGATTGCAAAACTTGAGTCTTAAGTTACTAATCTATTTAATGATCTTTTTATCGTAATGCAGTCCATTACATGGATACAAGAGCTTATCAATTAATTATCTCCTTCACCATCtttattaattctaattataTTAAGTATAATAAGATGGTTACACATAGATTTACATAcactttatatttatcaattaattatctccttcaccatctctattaattctaattatattatagtGAGATGATTACATATAGATttacataaattttatatatcaaatataacataaaattatgtaaacaaatcaaaagaaattataataataaaatatttaattttattaaatctcaTCTAATTAAGATCTTCAATTagtatgaattaattaattctaattgTTTCACaatattctttaattaataGTCTCCTCCCATGTATGCTAAAAAGATTATCAGGATGGAATATTGATATGGCTGCAGGTATGCTAGCTTaacattcttaatttttttttagataatagtGCACATTCTAAATTGTACTTGAAAGtacttgctttttaaaaaaaaaattgcaatatttttttcttcatatcatcaaaaaccaattaataaatacatacatacatacataaacattttattttttttagataatagcatagttattaaacccgactCGAGAGTTAACCCGATCAAGAGACCATGTCCCGGGTTTCATAGgtcaacccggaaaaattaaaaaatatatatttaaagttttaatatttcatatgaaaaaattaaaaaaaatcatgtaaatataagctatacatattgtaaataatgaagtttaaaagaatattttaaaaaataattatcccatattaaaaagatattatgttaagtttttaagttgaagtatttaaataaaaaaaattgttatctcacattgaagaaataacttttttctcgGGAACATAAAGCatatatactaatggatttcgaatcccacattgaaaaaatataacttttttcttaggaacatagactatatatacgaaagggtttcaaatctcacattgaaaagatactatattatcatttatcccatattaaaaaaacataatttttttcttggaaaaatagagtatatatactaatgggtttcaaacctcacattgaaaaaacataactttttttatgggaacatagagtatatatacgaaagaactacaaatcccacattgaaaagatattatgttatccctttaagttgaagtatttaaaccaaaaagttttctatcccatattgaaaaaacataatttttttattagaaacatagaatatatatactaatgagtttcaaatcccacattgaaaaaatataacttttttcataggaacatagagtatatatacaaaagggtttcaaatcccacattgaaaagatattatgttatccttttaagttgaagtatttaaaccaaaacgttttttatcccacattgaaaaaatataattttttcttggaaacatagagtatatatactactgcgtttcaaatcccacatttgaagaaaacaaaaacatcgggtctcgtccgggttcgcccgggtcatgggttgacttaccgggtcgaccgggttttgcCGAGTTGTTGCCCCGACAGAGTCTTTTATTAAACTCAGACTGGTCCAGCCATGAGGTCGACCCGTCGGGTTTTATAACCAGGTATAATAATGCTAAgcatcttatttaaaaaaaaatatgatattgcaatattttttttcattaaataaaaaacttaaagggCTCAGGTTTTTTATGTAGCACCtagtttgtattattttaaagttgattcttattttttatatatatttgttttgatttttaagacttttcaattttttttgtttcaatttcatccatatgcattttatttcatagaattttgatattcaatttagttttcattcttttcattgctattttttatcctctacattaattttttttatttcatcatttagaatttaatttaattttgttttgtttccaattttggtcatcatttttttatttcttttttttatcctttccttcattttttttccaatttaatccctaattattttctttcaattatttttttgtgcatGATTTAGTCCTCTTTGTTTTGGTGCTCTTTGTTAGATCTTGCTCTTTTAAcaagaattcttttttaattaaattaatttatttcacctttcaacattgaatttgttttatattgagCTTCTTAGTTGAGTCAAGGTTTGAAATTTAACGGTTTGTGACTTTAGAAGATTAACCGGGGCTTAGAAGGTTCGTTCAAATTTGCTTAGATTTTCCCTCtttttagctcttttttttttcaatttcatcctggAATgtcttcttacttttttttccaattcctATGGTATTTtccatttgttttgaaaaaaacatgtgttgcctggagtttttttttttcaggctttgttcaatttagttattttatgaggatttttgcttttgaattaaatataagtatcaaatgttttttatgctttgttCCAATTACTTTTGAGATCCAGGCTGACCCAAACCCTGAGTCTCTTAGCTCACGAGTCAACCCGTTGGGTTGAGTATTTTGAGCATCGAATagtgtattttgattttgatttttttaatctttttttttaatttggtcctcactcacttaatttttattttttttggactcTTTTATGAATTTGTGGACTTAAGAATTTTCAATTTGGCCTTTTAGTTCAATATTTGATGGTATTTTAGGTTTTGGCCCTTaatgttttggttttaaatttttattcttggcacccatatgaaattttaatttgttttcaatttaatcattggatttgtaattttgatttttttcaatttcataaccTGGGTTTgctggtaaatttttttttactttttttttcattgattgtttttctCGATTTTATCTTTCATCCTTTGGATTCTTGGGAATTGAcagttgatattttttcattctatTTCCATGATGTGgaactgttaatttttttaaaaaaacatacttaCAGctctttatcatcatttttttacgctttaaaaaaattgagttggcCTACAGCGAAGCGCGGACAAGCTATTTagtcatataaaaaacaatcaatcaaaatGCGTGCACCTACACACATACATGTTAAGAAtttattcaaaagaaaaggttcaataAGAATGATATTGAGTAATCTAATACTATAAAATAATGTTTGCATGTGTAGTCTTACTATATGGAGGTCGGTTATAGCAAAGAATTAGTCGCATtgttatatttgtttagttCATGGAATCTAAAAATGCTTGTGCTCAaatcacatttttattttgatttttttttattttaaatcccCTTATGATTCATGCTCTTTATCTAAGGAGTAGCTATTGAAAGAAAACCTTAGCAAAAATTTGTTAGGTCTTATTAAGGAAAGAGACCTTATATATGTAAATACCTTTATATAGGAATAGTTATTAATGTGTAGTACATTCCACCATTGTATTGTATACAACCCTAAAGGTATAAATACAAATGAATGGTTGCTTTTATTGACAATCATCATAATTAATGCAAATATTATCTCTCAATAGATCTTAACTTGGTATTAGAGCAACCAAATCATCCAGCAGCCCTCTTCCTTACATTaggtcttcatctttttttcctcCTGTAAccattcctttttccttttcctctttaTTTGTTATATCTGGACTTCATCTTCTCCTCTCTTGCAAAATAGACAATCAAGAACTTTAATAATCTATTGTCGCTGCATCAGCACTTCAATCGTCTTTCTCCCTTATGACGGTATTAGTTACTTATG is part of the Populus nigra chromosome 8, ddPopNigr1.1, whole genome shotgun sequence genome and harbors:
- the LOC133701285 gene encoding zinc-finger homeodomain protein 4-like, whose amino-acid sequence is MELSSREGEIPIPLNAFGGGHGHLIQYDHAATHNHIISSTAPQIPSNNGPSITTASIDDNHVPYKKMVRYRECLKNHAAAMGGNATDGCGEFMPSGEEGSIEALTCSACNCHRNFHRREIEGEHTSCGDCYHNNPHFNRVERKVILGHHTSILAPGALGYPTATGTPVPSRAAAPYHQMIMSYNMGSLPSESDEQEDGGGVVMARPAQLMKKRYRTKFTQEQKEKMLNFAEKVGWKLQKQEETVVQQFCQEIGIKRRVLKVWMHNNKLNLAKMNPSTTTT